The genomic window TGAGGAAAAGAAAACGCCAAGGTGGAAAAGCCTGGTAAAAAAATTCGGGATCGGCGGCATTATATTTTTTACGGTGAAAGGCATTATTACCTCTACGCTGATCTATTTCCTTGGGAAAAATGCGTGGAGCATTATTGCAGGTTACTTTACGGGAATATTCGATTAATCGATTGAAATAAGAACCAGAAAAGCTGAGAAAATCTCTCAGCTTTTTTTATTTATTCCCGCTAATTCCGGGTTATTGTTTGTTATACAGTTACTCTTTCTTTTTCCTTCCGGACTCCGTCAGGCTTTGATGCAGCAAATACTCAATCTGCCCGTTCACACTCCGGAATTCATCATTTGCCCATTTTTCCAGCAGCTTATACGTAGACTCATCGATCCGCAGGACAAAGGATTTTTTGCCTTTGCTTCCGGGAGAAGACTGAGCTTTTTCTGATTTCATTTTCCTTAATTCTTTTTTTGCTTAAATAAGCAAATGATTGTTTACTATTGACTATAAAATTCCGATCGGACGCTAATTTAATTGTCTTTTAACTCTAACGCAGATCAGACTTCTGCTGAACAAAAAGCTTATTGAAATTCTACCGCGAATTTTAATGATTAATTATAAAGGGTTCCGGCGTTCAGGATCGGAGTGGCTGCTTTTTCGCCACATAATACAACCATCAAATTGCTTACCATCGCTGCTTTCCTTTCATCGTCCAGTTCTACGATATTATCTTCCGAAAGTTTCTTTAAAGCTAAATCCACCATTCCGACGGCACCTTCTACGATTTTGGTTCTGGCGGCCACAATGGCTGTCGCCTGCTGTCTCTGGAGCATTGCGCCGGCAATTTCCGAAGCGTAGGCCAAATGGGTGATTCTGGCCTCCTGGATAACGATTCCCGCCGGTGCCAGTCTTTCTGACAATTCCCCTTCCAGGATTTTATTTACCTGGTCACCCCCGTCTCTCAGGGTAATATCTGCATGCTCATCTTCCAGGTTATCATAAGGAAAACTTACCGCCAGGTGTCGTACTGCTGCTTCGCTCTGCATTCTTACATAATCCATATAGCGTTCGACTTCATAAGCTGCTTTGTAGGTATCTCCCACTTTCCAGACAATAACGGCTGCAATTTCGATCGGGTTCCCCATTTTGTCATTTACCTTTAAGGTCTGCCCCTGAAGGTTTTCGGAACGAAGGCTGATGCGCTGCGATGAATACAGGGGATTGATGAAAAACAGTCCGTTTTCTTTTACCGTACCCACATATTTTCCAAAGAAGTTTAAGACCCGCGAATGGTTCGGCTGGATAATCATTAATCCTTTCAGAAAAAAACAGAACAGGATAAATGCTAAAAAAGCAATTACCATAAAAGTAATGCTGTTGTCTACGCCAATGGCGAAGAAATAAATTGATGCAATAAAAAGTCCCAGACAGATCACCAAAGTAAGGTATCCGGACATCGGTTTTAAGATTTTTTCCATAACAGTGAATTTTAATTTGATATTATTTTAATATCATAAAGATATACCTAATTTTTGAATACCGAATATGAATTTTAAATTTTAGTCAAATATTAATCTTATTAATGACTTATTATCAAATCATGGTAAACCTATTAAAAAGTATATAGTTTCTCGACTTGACTCTCTAAATCCACTAACCATTTATATAAAAAAATCCCGAAAGTAAGTTTCGGGATTTTGTTGATCATATCAGATCTTATTTTTTAGTTAAAATTCTAAACTTTATGTAAGAGGCGATGGCCAGTGCCAGCATCGTTCCAAGTCCGATGTATACCCAAGCCGGAACCGGAACCGGATCTCCTGCCGCATAAGAGTGAAGACCGCTGAGGTAATAGTTTACCCCGAAATAGGTCATAACCATCGAACAGAAAGCAAACATCGTTGCTACATGGAATGCCCATCTGCTTCTTAATCCCGGAACCAATCTCATATGCAGTACAAAAGCGTACACCATGATGGAAATGAAAGCCCAGGTTTCCTTAGGGT from Chryseobacterium sp. SORGH_AS_0447 includes these protein-coding regions:
- a CDS encoding Arc family DNA binding domain-containing protein translates to MKSEKAQSSPGSKGKKSFVLRIDESTYKLLEKWANDEFRSVNGQIEYLLHQSLTESGRKKKE
- a CDS encoding SPFH domain-containing protein → MEKILKPMSGYLTLVICLGLFIASIYFFAIGVDNSITFMVIAFLAFILFCFFLKGLMIIQPNHSRVLNFFGKYVGTVKENGLFFINPLYSSQRISLRSENLQGQTLKVNDKMGNPIEIAAVIVWKVGDTYKAAYEVERYMDYVRMQSEAAVRHLAVSFPYDNLEDEHADITLRDGGDQVNKILEGELSERLAPAGIVIQEARITHLAYASEIAGAMLQRQQATAIVAARTKIVEGAVGMVDLALKKLSEDNIVELDDERKAAMVSNLMVVLCGEKAATPILNAGTLYN